One Perognathus longimembris pacificus isolate PPM17 chromosome 13, ASM2315922v1, whole genome shotgun sequence genomic window, CCTCATTTTTTCCCAAATCATTGTGGGACCTTGTCTTTACCTTGCCctgaattttgtgaaaatatgcctccCATACAGTACATGTCTCCCAAAAGGTCAAATTTAATGTGAATGCCTCCAGCCTGAAAGGGTGTGTGCAATGTGCTTAGTTAAATAAAGTGAAAATCCTACATTTGTTCCCGAGAAGCATTACATAAGGGGGCCAGTGCACTGAAGGCTTGCCAGTCCAGAGAAAGCTTGAATGATAGATTGTGCTTCACCGTTATCTTTCTTAACAAACCACAGAAAGCCGTTATTATATTTGTTAAAAGTTGCCAGTGCTGTTGAAACAGAAAGTGAAAAATCTCAACAGCTCACCCAATACTACTTTCAAAACCAACATATCAAAGCTGATTCCATTAGATTGTAGTTACTGTTTGAAGCCAtggatataaaaaaagaaagacttgcattttgtgtatgtgtgtgacacacacatacatatatgtatgtatgtgtataaataatGCAAACAATTGGTGAGCATCTTCTATACTAGAATGACATGTCAGTCTTTATAAAATCAATTCGGGTTACtgtcatatattttctttatgtaccattcttttcgtgtgtgtgtgtgtgtgtgtgtgtgtgtgtgtgtgtgtgtgtgtgaattaagaTGTGCCTCAGTTAATTCTGGAGAGtctaaattttcttcaggttCCCCAGTATTTTCAACATCTGTAAGCTGCTTCCACCTTAGGAGACATCCCACCTTTCCATTCAAAGGTTTTGCAGGTGTTTCATTGTTTTAGCTTTTAAGACATCTCTAAAGAATTTCATATAACccacaaaatttcttctttatatttctgtACTTGATCAGATTTTCCCATCTAACCATCTTATGAAGAAACACCCATATTGATTATCATGGAGTGGGCACCAAGATTTAGGTTCTTCTTTTGTCCATTGGAGACTCCAGATTGTAGTCTCCGAGTACTTTTCAAGAGACATGAAACCATCTGAGGTAAGGtggcaatgtgtacattttcaTGTCACTTATTCACTTGTTATCAAGGCACTAGAGAGAAAAACACTTGTAAAAAGATGTTTGAGCAAATTTTGTCCATAAGTGAGCTGCTGATCATGATTTTAGCACATGGAATTGTTGCATTGTCCACTAGCTAAAAACAAACTAGCTAGCTAATTAAGAAAATGCATACATAAAACCTGGAAATTCAAAAATGTTTTGAagtatatttttagaaaaatcttCATTATATTTACAGAATGTACTAATATAAAAGAATTTGTCATTTTTcactctgtatttcttttttatttttctagtaaatgcttttaaaatatttacttttgaaaTTATGGACCTGGTTACCTATGCACACtaagtaaatatttataaatactgaataaataaatgaatgaaatgatttggctaaattttaaatgtattttaaaatgctaaacTCAGTTTCTTGCATGATTATACATATTTCCTCTCTGTAGATTTCAAATACTGCTGTGAATATTACTTACATAACAGTTAACATTAAGTATGCTAATATTCACTTCAGGATCACTTTTTGTGTGCTAGTAGGCAAGATATATGTAATTAAACAACTCCTTTGTAAGGTCACTTCTGAAGattattttacataaaagaatgaaaaaaatatttcaactcATAATTATCCACAATGCACTTCACTGCTCTAGAGAGAGATTCAGTAAGAAGTAGAAAACATTCAACTACTGAACATTTTTCCCCACTGTCAAAAAACAGTAAGTACAATTTCAAAGGGATTAATTACCAGTGTCCAACTTCCATGGCATGTGTTCATTGGTCCTCTCTCTCAGGATAATCATTACTTGTGATGCTTTTACTTCAGTAGTAATTACTCTTTACATTCAACCTAAAAACTGCCCCACATATTATTGCTAATGAGACCCACTGTGTATTCACTTTGGTTAATATGTCTCAAGGCAGTAGTAACAATGGAAATTCACAAGTAGAAAAATTAAGCCACAATGCTTGAAAAAAATTCTGTAGACAGTCACCTACAATAGTTGATTTGATGGTCTTGAGTTTCCAGGTTTATAATGGAAAGCTGATATTGTCAGTCTTCCTTGATTTAAATGAAAGCTCTGACCAACCTGAATGAATTGCATTCACAAGATCAACCACAGTTTCCAATAGGACTTAAAAATGAATATACTCTTATCATCAAGGTTGAGGAAACAAGAACTCAGAGGTattcactttaaaataatataaaaatcaacATTGCTTAAAATTCTAGAAAGCATAGTAACAAAATCATTAAATCATTCAGAGGTGTAACTAACAATGGCAaaccaaactctctctctctctctctctctctgtgtgtgtgtgtgtgtgtgtgtgtgtgtgtatgtgtgtgtgtatggccaCATAATATATAATGGGAGAATGTATACTATACAAAAGGAAATTATGACAGCTAAGAATGAGTTTCTGAATAAAGCAGCAATATGTGAAAGTTAGCAGTGGTATCTCTTGATATAGAActtatttacaattattttttaaaagataacacTTTAAAATAAACAAGGTCCTTATAAATGCATCCAACAAAAAGTGCTTCCAACTTTTCTAAGGTttaaaaaccattaaaaaattattaaggtAAACAAATTATGACACCATGGTTTTAAAGAGTCGAACAGATATTTAATTTGtacgtttttttttcttttgtgcaatTACTgagcccagcaaaaaaaaaaaattttaagtcttttaaaagtaaaaacaaaataaaatacatcggACACATAAAAGCTGAAAGAATTCATCACCAGTAGACCTGCAATACATGAAATGATAAAGGATGCCCTTCAGTTAGGAGGAATGTCATGCCAGAAGGCGTAGGGTCTACACAAAGAAATGAGGAGGACTGGCAAGAACCAACCTGAGAAATAAAGGGTATTGTTAGATTGGCTAATcctcaaaaataatcaacaaaatgtTTCTCAGTCAACCAAATCATGAAAGTAAAGGccttcacaataaaaatcacatcatcacagaagaataaaaaagacactataaaacaaaaaagatattcCACAGATGTCATCAGAAATAATACTGTGAAAATGGCTTTATTATCAAAGACAACTTGACTCAATACATTCCATCAACTTTCTTTACAGAACTATACATGTCACCTAACTGGCATGAACCTAGAATTATGCAGTGAGATATTACTTCAAAGTCAGACTGACCTGTGTTTCAGCTAGAAATACTTAAGAATATTATTATTCATCTGATgattcctctttgtttttttggccagtcctgggccttggactcagggcccgagcaccatccctggcttcttcctgctcaaggctagcactgtgccacttgagccacagcgccgcttctggccgttttctgtatatgtggtgctggggaatcgaacctagggcctcgtgtatccgaggcaggcactcttgccactaggctatatccccagccctcctctttgtttttaattgtattgttgtaTGCATTTAAACATTCATCTGAGAAGAGCTAATTTCTTCTAATTcaggacaataattttttttcttagaaactgTAAAACTTGGAGCAATGAAAAAATAACAATTGCTCTATTATTGAAAAACAGTGCAAGATAAACATTGTACAGCCATGGTCTTCACAGTGCATTATAGGATTGACACTATCCCTTCTGGTCTAAGATGCTCAAGAAATCATTAAAAGAAGAGAAGATAAATGTTTTGTTGTCACGTCATGGAAACAGCATTATTCTAGAAACCTACATTGGTGTCCAAGCCTTTTTCTGGAAGAGATCTGTGGTTTTATACTCTAGTTATCCAAATCAGTTGGAGCAGAATACGTTGTATTTAATTTCTAACACCTTAAATTGCATAATGGGAGGACATGTCAATTTtgcaaagaatggaagaaagttaCATACCTTTTACATTTGAAGTAGAATCTCAAACATGTTTACAATGGTAATTTAAATTGTTAGGAAATTTGGAGCCATCAGTGAATCTATCATCCAATAAAATGTTTTACACAGCACTGAATAAATGATGCAAGTTGCCAATGGCTGAGTGATTAAGTAATAACCTAATAGTAATTGATTTATCTTTCTTCAACTAAATTACAGGGACCAAGGAGGCAGCTGTCCGAATCACTATGGGGAAAATCTATTGTATGTGCATGGCTACTTTTTCGTATATATTGTTGGAATGTGCTTCATTCTTTGACATCAAAATGATAAATTTCAGATGAGGTACTATTCTGCTATGTTTAGGTAAAATGTGAATATGGATGAGAAACTGTGTAATATGATTAATGAAGAATTAATAAGCTCTGTGAATAGGGAAGCTTTCATAGGCCACCCATCATACCAGTAGTCTGAGATTAATAAATGACCTTTCTACCAAGCCATTTTGAAATGTATATATAAAGTTCAGGAAATTCATTTCCATCCACAAACAGTATATTACTAAAAGGTATATGTGGGTGAAAAATAACTATAAGAGTAACAATAAGTTGGATATACACATGAAGCATTGTTTTGGTGTAGGAGTTGTTACTGGTCTGTGTTATAACGTGTGGAATATTGAGCAGCCACTGAAATATATGCAATGGTTCACCCATTTTCCTTAATGAGAATATAAATGCAATAGACTATTTTTGTAGATGACTTACCCTAAGTGaataaaagttatttcttttagATACAAAAAGAAATTGTCTTCACACAATAAAGCTACATAGGAAAACTCAGCAGCTAATGTCCTACTGAGTGGAACAGTGTTGCAGGCATTGGCCTCTAAGACCTGTAGCAAATGGAGGATGACTGCTTGCACCACTACTAGTCCTCGTAGTACAGAAATCCTAGCTAGAACGAATatttaagagaaagaaataagacttATAAAAGTCAATGTTTAAATTGTCCTTATCTGAGATAACATGATCTTATTCATAGAGAAAACTAAATATCTCATGAAAACTGAGTGAATAAATTTAGTAAAGTTGCAGGAACCAGGttaatatgcaaaaaaaaaaagcagtgtttctctatattaagtttaaaaaaagaaacagtaagtAAAAATGTCATTTACAATAGCTACAGAGCAGGAATGGAGGGTAATATTTCACTGAATTTTTCAAGCTGGAACCCATAACATGTGTGTAAAAGAAATTGAAGAGGTTAACTTCTTACTCATTTGAAAatccattttctttcaaaaagcTTTTTAAGGGCATTCTTCACGTCCTTGTTCCTGAAGCTATAAATCATTGGGTTAAACATAGGAAAGACAACAGTGTAAAACACTGCCACGACCTTATCACTGTCCGGGCCATAGCTGGTGGTGGGGCGCAAGTACGTGAACAGCAGGGTCCCATAGAACAAAGTGACGGCTGTCAGGTGGGATGCGCAGGTGGAGAAGGTTTTGCTCCTGCCTCCTGAGGACTTGATGCTCAGCACGGTTAGAAAGATGCGGACATAGGAGATGAATATGACTACGAAAGTGCTGATCTGGATGGTGCCGCATAACGCAAAGAGCAGCAGCTCATTGAGGTGGGTGTCTGAGCAGGCCAGAGCCAGGAGGGGAGGGATGTCACAGAAAAAATGATTGACCACGTTGGAAGCACAGAAGGGAAGCCGAAAGGTGAGCGAGACGTGCACCAGCGAAGTGACACTGCCACAGAAATAGGCCAGCACAATGAGGCCCAGGCAGACGCGGCGAGACACCAGCTTGGAGTAGAGCAGGGGGCTGCAGATGGCCGCGTACCGGTCATAGGCCATCGCGGCCAGGATGAGGCACTCGGCGTCTGCAAAGCAAGCGAAGAAAAGCATCTGCACCACGCAGCCATAGAAAGAGATGCTCCTTCTGGAAGCCAAGAAGTTGGCCAGCATTTTGGGGGCGATTGCTGTGGAGTAACTGATGTCTAGGAAAGACAAGTTGCCAAGGAAGTAATACATAGGGGTTTGTAGGCTTGAAACTGTATTCACTAGAATGATTAAGCCCATGTTTCCCACCACAGTTAAAGAGTAGACGGTGAGGAATATGAAGAACAGCGTGACTCTGAGAGGGAGAGAATCTGTGAAGCCAACAAACAGGAACTCGGT contains:
- the LOC125362372 gene encoding olfactory receptor 5AS1-like, which translates into the protein MSGQNYSRPTEFLFVGFTDSLPLRVTLFFIFLTVYSLTVVGNMGLIILVNTVSSLQTPMYYFLGNLSFLDISYSTAIAPKMLANFLASRRSISFYGCVVQMLFFACFADAECLILAAMAYDRYAAICSPLLYSKLVSRRVCLGLIVLAYFCGSVTSLVHVSLTFRLPFCASNVVNHFFCDIPPLLALACSDTHLNELLLFALCGTIQISTFVVIFISYVRIFLTVLSIKSSGGRSKTFSTCASHLTAVTLFYGTLLFTYLRPTTSYGPDSDKVVAVFYTVVFPMFNPMIYSFRNKDVKNALKKLFERKWIFK